One Qiania dongpingensis genomic window carries:
- a CDS encoding ABC transporter permease, with the protein MMTLLVLRERIKKFYARYGVHIIRVLRFLISLAVFMAVDGSMGYMERLNHIWLSVGLAAVCGFLPNGAIVVAAGIFVLVHMYAVSLEVFFVAAAVLLLFFCLYYVFQPGDSIVLILMPLMFVCRIPLIIPLALGLTGSVFSVIPMSFGIVIYYMLKFVKDNVGVLASTGSLSMPGRYTQMINGILGNREMWIMVGAFCVTLLVVYMIRRLSANRAWEIAIVTGTLVNILLLFAGVFLADIDLSVVTVIVGAVLAAAVGFLLEFFLFHLDYSRTEYVQFQDDDYYYYVKAVPKVAVTQPEVTVRKINPKNQGETGDGEELFTLHQDMGSTSEIMTAGKDLEKTKDLFKEGKMKDLEDTQVLSGKTQPLEKAEERRETDYDETV; encoded by the coding sequence ATGATGACTCTTTTGGTTCTGCGGGAGCGGATAAAAAAATTCTACGCCCGATATGGGGTGCATATCATAAGAGTGCTCCGATTTTTGATTTCATTGGCGGTCTTTATGGCAGTTGACGGATCCATGGGGTATATGGAGAGACTGAATCATATATGGCTGTCGGTAGGCCTGGCGGCTGTCTGCGGTTTTCTTCCCAATGGAGCGATTGTAGTGGCGGCAGGTATATTCGTACTGGTGCATATGTATGCGGTATCGCTGGAGGTGTTTTTCGTGGCGGCAGCAGTCCTTCTGCTGTTTTTCTGCCTTTATTATGTTTTTCAGCCGGGAGACAGCATTGTGCTTATTCTGATGCCGCTCATGTTTGTATGCCGGATTCCCTTGATCATACCTCTTGCTCTTGGGCTGACGGGATCTGTTTTCAGCGTCATTCCTATGAGCTTTGGGATAGTCATTTATTATATGCTGAAATTTGTCAAAGACAATGTGGGGGTCCTCGCCTCCACAGGCTCTCTGTCCATGCCGGGAAGATATACCCAGATGATCAACGGCATTCTGGGGAACCGGGAAATGTGGATCATGGTTGGCGCGTTTTGTGTGACGCTTCTTGTGGTCTATATGATTCGGCGGCTGTCGGCGAACCGTGCCTGGGAAATTGCCATTGTAACAGGCACGCTCGTGAACATCCTACTCCTGTTTGCAGGTGTATTCTTGGCGGATATCGACTTGTCTGTGGTGACCGTCATAGTAGGTGCTGTTCTGGCGGCGGCGGTCGGGTTCCTTTTGGAGTTTTTCTTGTTCCATTTGGACTATTCCAGAACCGAATATGTACAGTTCCAGGACGACGATTATTATTATTATGTAAAAGCTGTGCCTAAGGTGGCGGTAACGCAGCCGGAGGTGACGGTGAGAAAGATAAATCCCAAGAACCAGGGAGAGACAGGGGACGGAGAAGAGCTTTTCACCCTGCACCAGGATATGGGGAGTACGTCGGAGATAATGACGGCCGGAAAAGATCTGGAAAAGACGAAGGATTTATTTAAAGAAGGGAAAATGAAAGATTTGGAGGATACCCAGGTGCTTTCGGGAAAGACCCAGCCTTTAGAGAAGGCAGAGGAGCGACGGGAAACGGATTATGACGAAACTGTTTGA
- the lysS gene encoding lysine--tRNA ligase: MAEQNRIQEQDINQLLKVRREKLAGLQEEGKDPFQITKYDVTHHSEEIKAGYGQLEGKEVSIAGRMMSKRVMGKASFCHIQDLPGTIQAYVARDSVGEEAYKEFKKYDIGDIVGIKGTVFKTKTEEISIHVSEITLLSKSLQILPEKFHGLTNTDIRYRQRYVDLIVNPDVRKTFVMRSRIIKSIRDYLDGEGFMEVETPILVSNAGGAAARPFETHYNALDEDVKLRISLELYLKRLIVGGMERVYEIGRVFRNEGVDTRHNPEFTLMELYQAYTDYHGMMDLTENMYRHVAKEVLGDTMVTYGDEQIDLGKPFARLTMVDAVKQYSGVDFNEIPDTEAAKAMADKHHIEYEARHKKGDILSLFFETYVEEHLRQPTFIIDHPVEISPLTKRKPDKPDYVERFELFITGREMANAYSELNDPIDQRERFKAQEELLAQGDEEANSMDEDFLNALEIGMPPTGGIGYGIDRLVMLLTNSPAIRDVLLFPTMKSIGGADAKKADKTEDKPAVEATETVKEVIDFSKVEIEPLFKDEVDFETFSKSDFRAVKVLECEPVKKSKKLLKFTLDDGTGENRTILSGIHTYYEPEELVGRTLIAITNLPPRPMMGFESCGMLLSAIHTEEGEERLNLLMVDDHIPAGAKLY; encoded by the coding sequence TTGGCAGAGCAGAACAGAATCCAGGAACAGGATATAAATCAGCTTCTGAAAGTGCGCCGCGAAAAGCTGGCGGGGCTTCAGGAAGAGGGAAAGGATCCTTTTCAGATTACAAAATATGATGTAACGCATCACAGTGAAGAGATCAAGGCCGGATACGGCCAGCTGGAAGGAAAAGAGGTATCCATCGCAGGGAGGATGATGTCTAAGCGTGTGATGGGGAAAGCCTCTTTTTGCCATATCCAGGATCTGCCCGGAACGATCCAGGCATATGTGGCAAGAGACAGTGTGGGAGAAGAAGCATATAAGGAGTTTAAAAAGTATGATATCGGCGATATCGTCGGGATCAAGGGCACCGTATTCAAGACGAAGACGGAAGAGATTTCCATTCATGTGTCTGAGATCACTCTCTTGTCCAAGAGTCTGCAGATTTTGCCTGAAAAATTCCACGGTTTGACCAACACGGATATCCGCTACCGCCAGAGATATGTGGATTTGATCGTGAACCCGGATGTAAGAAAGACCTTTGTTATGCGTTCCCGGATCATCAAATCCATCCGGGATTATCTGGACGGAGAGGGATTCATGGAGGTGGAGACTCCGATTCTCGTATCCAATGCGGGAGGCGCCGCGGCCCGTCCCTTTGAAACTCATTATAATGCGCTGGACGAGGATGTGAAGCTCAGGATCTCTTTGGAGCTTTATCTCAAGCGCCTGATCGTGGGCGGCATGGAGCGCGTATATGAGATTGGCCGTGTGTTCCGGAATGAGGGTGTGGATACCAGGCATAATCCGGAATTCACACTGATGGAGCTTTACCAGGCGTACACGGACTATCACGGTATGATGGATCTGACGGAGAACATGTACCGTCATGTGGCAAAGGAGGTCCTCGGAGACACCATGGTGACATATGGCGACGAGCAGATCGACCTGGGAAAGCCTTTTGCGAGACTCACGATGGTGGACGCGGTAAAGCAGTATTCGGGAGTTGATTTTAATGAAATACCGGATACGGAAGCGGCGAAGGCCATGGCGGACAAGCACCATATCGAATATGAAGCCAGACATAAGAAGGGCGATATTTTGAGCCTCTTCTTTGAAACCTATGTGGAGGAGCACCTGAGGCAGCCTACCTTTATCATCGACCATCCGGTGGAAATATCTCCGCTCACAAAGAGGAAACCGGACAAGCCGGATTATGTGGAACGATTTGAGCTGTTCATCACAGGACGTGAGATGGCAAACGCCTACTCAGAATTAAACGATCCCATTGACCAGAGAGAACGGTTTAAAGCCCAGGAAGAGCTGCTGGCCCAGGGAGATGAGGAAGCTAACAGCATGGACGAGGATTTCCTGAACGCATTGGAAATCGGAATGCCGCCCACGGGCGGAATCGGCTATGGAATCGATCGTCTGGTGATGCTCTTGACGAACAGCCCGGCTATCCGGGACGTGCTTCTGTTCCCCACGATGAAGAGCATTGGCGGAGCGGATGCGAAAAAGGCTGATAAGACGGAAGATAAGCCGGCTGTGGAAGCCACAGAAACGGTAAAAGAAGTCATAGATTTTTCTAAGGTGGAAATTGAGCCTTTGTTTAAGGACGAAGTCGATTTTGAGACATTCAGTAAGTCTGATTTCCGGGCTGTAAAGGTTCTGGAATGTGAGCCTGTGAAGAAGTCTAAGAAGCTTTTAAAGTTTACTCTGGATGATGGAACCGGTGAAAACCGTACGATCTTAAGCGGAATCCATACCTACTATGAGCCGGAAGAGCTGGTCGGAAGGACGCTGATTGCGATTACCAATCTGCCGCCAAGGCCTATGATGGGATTTGAATCCTGTGGGATGCTTCTTTCTGCGATTCATACGGAAGAAGGAGAAGAAAGACTTAATCTTTTGATGGTCGACGATCATATTCCGGCGGGTGCGAAGCTGTACTAA
- the cdaA gene encoding diadenylate cyclase CdaA — protein sequence MTKLFDGMKTYLMQSIPDIRVTDVVEMIIIAVLLYNVMLWIKNTRAWVLLKGILVLLGFILVAYLFHMNTILWLADKTINVGIIAVVIIFQPELRRALEQLGRNKVLGFLVSDNGKMVDDKFSDKTMNEIVKATFEMSKVKTGALIVIERKTPLAEYERTGILVDGVVTSQLLLNIFEHNTPLHDGAVVVRGNRIVAATCYLPLSDNMAISKDLGTRHRAGVGVSEVSDSVTIIVSEETGTVSVAFDGGLRRGMDPDTLREELKRIIEENEAPKGRRLKILKGWQKHEKKADK from the coding sequence ATGACGAAACTGTTTGATGGAATGAAAACCTATCTTATGCAGAGCATCCCTGATATTAGGGTCACCGATGTGGTCGAGATGATCATCATCGCAGTCCTTTTGTATAATGTAATGCTCTGGATTAAAAATACAAGAGCCTGGGTGCTCCTGAAGGGAATACTTGTGCTTCTGGGATTCATCCTGGTCGCTTATCTGTTCCATATGAATACGATCTTATGGCTGGCCGATAAGACCATCAACGTCGGCATCATCGCGGTGGTGATCATCTTTCAGCCGGAGCTTCGCAGGGCTCTGGAACAGCTGGGGCGGAATAAGGTGCTCGGATTTCTCGTTTCAGATAATGGAAAGATGGTGGATGATAAGTTTTCCGATAAGACGATGAATGAAATCGTAAAGGCCACCTTCGAGATGAGCAAGGTAAAGACAGGGGCCCTTATTGTAATAGAAAGAAAAACTCCGCTGGCGGAATATGAGAGGACCGGGATCTTAGTAGACGGTGTGGTCACCAGCCAGCTGCTGTTAAACATATTTGAGCACAATACGCCGCTTCATGACGGCGCCGTGGTAGTGAGGGGGAACCGTATCGTGGCGGCCACCTGTTATCTTCCGCTGTCTGACAACATGGCGATCAGTAAAGATCTGGGAACCAGGCATAGGGCCGGGGTCGGGGTCAGCGAAGTGAGCGACAGCGTAACGATCATTGTTTCGGAAGAGACAGGGACGGTTTCTGTTGCTTTTGACGGAGGACTGAGGCGGGGTATGGATCCGGATACCCTCAGGGAGGAGCTTAAGCGGATCATAGAAGAGAATGAGGCGCCCAAGGGACGGCGGCTTAAGATTTTGAAAGGATGGCAGAAGCATGAAAAAAAAGCTGACAAATAA
- a CDS encoding HPr family phosphocarrier protein, whose translation MVSEKVVVKNPTGLHLRPAGVLCKEAMNYASSITFRFENITANAKSVLSVLGACIKTGDELEFICDGPDEEEALKAIVDIVKSGLGE comes from the coding sequence ATGGTTAGCGAGAAGGTGGTTGTTAAAAATCCCACCGGTCTGCATTTAAGACCGGCCGGGGTGCTGTGCAAGGAAGCGATGAATTATGCTTCCTCCATCACATTCCGTTTTGAAAATATAACGGCAAATGCGAAGAGTGTGCTGAGCGTTCTGGGAGCGTGCATTAAGACGGGAGATGAACTGGAGTTCATCTGCGATGGCCCGGATGAGGAAGAGGCGCTGAAAGCGATCGTAGACATAGTGAAAAGCGGCTTGGGTGAGTGA
- a CDS encoding SPFH domain-containing protein: protein MGSINVSAVIAVAILAVLILLILSSCIKIVPQARAVVLERLGGYKTTWSVGLHLKAPFIDRVAKRVNLKEQVIDFKPQPVITKDNVTMQIDTVVFFQITDPKLYAYGVENPLMAIENLTATTLRNIIGDLELDQTLTSRELINTKMRTQLDVATDPWGIKVNRVELKNIIPPREIQDSMEKQMKAERERREKILQAEGEKKSTILVAEGKKESAILDAEAEKQAAILRAEAKKEATIREAEGQAQAIIKVQEATADGIRLIKEAGADNAVLQLKSLEAFAKAADGQATKIIIPSEIQGIAGGLKSLVEVVKD from the coding sequence ATGGGAAGCATTAATGTGAGCGCGGTGATAGCTGTCGCCATACTGGCAGTCTTGATTTTATTGATTCTTTCGTCCTGTATTAAGATCGTGCCCCAGGCCAGGGCTGTGGTCCTGGAACGTCTGGGCGGATATAAGACCACCTGGTCCGTGGGACTCCATTTGAAAGCGCCGTTTATAGACCGGGTCGCGAAGCGCGTGAACCTGAAGGAACAGGTCATTGATTTTAAGCCTCAGCCCGTGATCACCAAAGATAACGTAACCATGCAGATAGATACAGTGGTATTTTTTCAGATCACAGATCCGAAGCTTTACGCATACGGGGTGGAGAATCCGCTTATGGCGATTGAGAATCTGACCGCCACCACTCTGCGTAATATCATCGGCGATTTGGAATTGGACCAGACGCTCACTTCCAGAGAACTCATCAATACCAAGATGCGCACACAGCTGGACGTGGCCACCGATCCCTGGGGAATCAAGGTGAACCGTGTGGAGCTTAAGAATATCATTCCTCCCAGGGAGATACAGGATTCCATGGAGAAGCAGATGAAAGCGGAGCGTGAGCGCCGTGAAAAGATTCTGCAGGCAGAAGGCGAAAAGAAGTCTACGATTTTGGTCGCAGAAGGAAAGAAGGAGTCGGCGATCCTGGATGCAGAGGCCGAAAAGCAGGCGGCTATTCTGAGAGCAGAGGCCAAAAAGGAAGCTACGATCCGGGAAGCAGAAGGCCAGGCACAGGCTATCATCAAAGTGCAGGAGGCCACCGCAGACGGTATCCGCTTGATCAAAGAAGCGGGCGCGGACAATGCGGTGCTCCAGCTTAAGAGTCTGGAAGCTTTTGCAAAGGCGGCGGACGGTCAGGCAACGAAAATCATCATCCCGTCAGAGATCCAGGGGATTGCCGGCGGCCTGAAGAGCCTCGTTGAGGTAGTGAAGGATTAA
- a CDS encoding CdaR family protein, with translation MKKKLTNNWLLKIISAIGAVLLWMVVINIDNPTDTFTVSGIPVTVLNEQSAITDNNLTYELMGDQTVSVEVTARRTDRRKISADDFEAAIDMNEIYGATGSVAVKITVVNNKSLIRSWTQITRSIKVNVEEMQTKEFKIQVIQNGEPADSYAFSEIAVSPSTVRVTAPKSVMDSIDHAGINVDVSGAADDVRTAGAVRLLKANGQEIDMSDERISMSAAEAEVVMTAVKTNQISVDVKVTGQNEVAEGYKYINFKCDPQTISVTGAKSLIAELDNILEVTVDLTGADKDVVKTVKVSDLLPEGLKVADGQPDTINIVFQIEKLTQKSFRISKNQISMTGASPDLGYRLGNEDAVTVVLTGLSEDLEKVNNSDLFVTLDVSSIESPGTYELEPQVEITDEYKSYFTVTAARVEVTATSLTTDTESSQESQTETSSEASESVNGTESTETTGTTGTSASSGSSEQTR, from the coding sequence ATGAAAAAAAAGCTGACAAATAATTGGCTGCTGAAAATCATCTCCGCCATCGGTGCCGTTCTTCTTTGGATGGTGGTCATAAATATTGACAATCCTACGGATACCTTCACAGTGTCGGGTATTCCGGTGACCGTACTGAATGAACAGTCGGCCATTACGGATAATAATCTGACATATGAGCTGATGGGGGACCAGACCGTCAGTGTGGAGGTCACCGCCAGAAGGACGGACAGAAGGAAGATTTCGGCGGATGATTTTGAAGCTGCCATAGATATGAATGAAATATATGGAGCCACCGGCTCTGTGGCGGTTAAGATTACAGTGGTAAACAATAAAAGCCTGATCCGTTCTTGGACGCAGATCACCAGAAGCATAAAAGTAAACGTTGAAGAAATGCAGACGAAAGAGTTCAAGATTCAGGTGATTCAAAATGGCGAGCCCGCGGATAGCTATGCTTTCAGCGAGATCGCCGTATCTCCCAGCACCGTGAGGGTGACGGCGCCCAAGTCTGTAATGGATAGTATTGACCATGCCGGGATAAACGTGGATGTGTCGGGAGCCGCCGATGATGTTCGGACGGCGGGGGCCGTCAGGCTGCTGAAAGCCAATGGACAGGAAATTGATATGTCGGACGAGCGGATATCCATGAGCGCTGCGGAAGCAGAAGTTGTCATGACTGCAGTGAAGACCAACCAGATAAGCGTTGACGTAAAAGTTACCGGACAGAATGAGGTGGCGGAGGGCTACAAGTATATCAACTTTAAGTGCGATCCCCAGACCATATCGGTGACCGGCGCCAAAAGCCTGATAGCGGAGCTGGATAATATACTGGAGGTCACGGTGGATTTAACAGGCGCGGACAAGGATGTCGTCAAAACAGTCAAGGTAAGTGACTTGCTGCCGGAGGGCCTTAAGGTGGCCGACGGACAGCCGGATACCATAAATATCGTATTTCAGATTGAGAAGCTGACACAAAAGAGCTTCCGTATCAGCAAAAATCAGATCAGTATGACAGGCGCTTCTCCTGACCTTGGATACCGGCTGGGAAATGAAGACGCGGTGACAGTAGTTCTGACAGGTTTAAGTGAAGATCTGGAAAAGGTAAACAACAGCGATCTTTTTGTAACTCTGGATGTGAGTTCGATTGAGTCTCCCGGGACCTATGAGCTGGAACCTCAGGTTGAGATCACGGATGAGTATAAGTCTTATTTTACGGTGACAGCAGCGCGCGTAGAGGTGACGGCGACTTCTCTGACAACAGATACGGAATCGTCGCAGGAGAGCCAGACAGAAACCAGCAGTGAAGCGAGTGAGTCGGTAAACGGGACGGAGAGTACGGAGACTACGGGTACTACAGGCACATCTGCGTCCTCTGGAAGCAGTGAGCAGACAAGATAA
- the argF gene encoding ornithine carbamoyltransferase: MKIMDSLKGRNFLTLKDFTPEEIQNFLDLAADLKAKKKQGITGSSLKGKNIALIFEKPSTRTRCAFTVACNDEGGFPEYLGKGDIQLGKKESVEDTARVLGRMFDGIEFRGFLHTNVEALAKYSGVVVWNGLTDDYHPTQILADFLTMQECFGHLKGLNFVFIGDGRNNMSNSLMVGCGKMGVNCTIIAPKALWPEEELVEVCRGYAAEAGSTLTVTDDVAAVKDADVIYTDVWCSMGEEDKAAERMALLKPYQVNKALMESTGKDSTVFMHCLPAVKGNEVTEEVFESERSVVFDEAENRMHTIKAVMVATLGD, from the coding sequence ATGAAGATTATGGACAGCCTGAAGGGAAGGAACTTTCTGACACTGAAGGATTTTACGCCGGAGGAGATCCAGAATTTTTTGGACCTGGCGGCCGATTTGAAAGCGAAGAAAAAGCAGGGGATCACGGGCAGCAGCCTGAAAGGGAAGAACATAGCTCTGATTTTTGAGAAACCTTCCACCAGGACCCGGTGTGCGTTTACCGTTGCCTGCAACGATGAGGGCGGATTTCCCGAATACCTGGGAAAAGGCGATATCCAGCTGGGCAAGAAGGAAAGTGTGGAGGACACAGCCCGTGTGCTCGGCCGGATGTTCGACGGGATTGAATTCCGCGGCTTTTTGCATACCAATGTGGAAGCGCTTGCAAAGTATTCAGGCGTAGTGGTATGGAACGGCCTGACGGACGATTATCATCCTACTCAGATCCTGGCGGATTTTTTGACGATGCAGGAGTGTTTTGGCCATCTGAAAGGCCTGAATTTTGTATTTATCGGTGACGGCAGGAATAATATGTCCAACAGCCTGATGGTCGGATGCGGGAAAATGGGCGTCAACTGTACGATCATCGCTCCTAAGGCTCTGTGGCCGGAGGAAGAGTTGGTTGAGGTCTGCAGGGGATATGCCGCGGAAGCCGGCAGTACTCTGACAGTCACAGACGATGTGGCGGCTGTAAAGGATGCCGATGTGATATATACGGATGTATGGTGCTCCATGGGCGAAGAGGACAAAGCCGCGGAACGTATGGCTCTTCTGAAGCCTTATCAGGTCAACAAGGCTCTGATGGAGAGCACAGGAAAAGACAGTACGGTATTTATGCATTGTCTGCCCGCGGTAAAGGGAAATGAAGTGACGGAGGAAGTGTTTGAGTCGGAGAGATCCGTGGTATTTGACGAAGCGGAGAACCGTATGCACACCATCAAGGCTGTGATGGTGGCGACTTTGGGAGACTGA
- a CDS encoding DUF6637 family protein has product MYVNRTKKNPYTKQTVFDILSVVSGLAVIGLGVFVFLNPEEYAQMFPVIFLLAAVFQILCAIPRLAGGYGKKSGKRKAVGICLCAAAGILLIFAVVSAVCLWR; this is encoded by the coding sequence ATGTATGTGAACAGGACGAAAAAAAATCCATATACAAAGCAGACCGTCTTTGATATATTGTCCGTGGTATCAGGACTTGCTGTTATTGGACTGGGAGTGTTCGTATTCCTGAATCCGGAAGAATATGCACAGATGTTTCCTGTTATTTTTCTGCTGGCGGCGGTTTTCCAGATATTATGTGCCATACCGCGGCTGGCAGGAGGATATGGAAAGAAAAGCGGAAAACGGAAGGCAGTTGGTATATGCCTGTGCGCGGCGGCCGGCATCCTGCTGATATTTGCAGTGGTAAGCGCCGTATGTCTTTGGAGGTAA
- a CDS encoding biotin--[acetyl-CoA-carboxylase] ligase — translation MKARILQLLREQEGYVSGQDICRKLSVSRTAVWKVIGQLKEEGYVIEAVQNKGYRLLEVPDLVTEGEVASRLHTGWAGHPTVFLERTDSTNNEAKRMAEAGASHGTLVVAENQEAGKGRRGRSWSSPEKSGIWMTLIMKPEFPPSQASMLTLVAAMAVAEGVRSVTGLEAGIKWPNDIVVNGKKICGILTEMSAEPDYINHVVVGIGINANMEEFPPDIREKATSLSLELGEKVSRAAVIAEVWNAFELYYDKFLENADLSSLREKYEAHLLNRGKEVCVLDPKGEWRGVARGIDRNGRLLIEQTGSGDEGLRAVDSGEVSVRGVYGYV, via the coding sequence TTGAAAGCTAGAATATTGCAGCTTTTGCGGGAGCAGGAGGGCTATGTATCCGGGCAGGACATCTGCCGGAAGCTCTCCGTCTCCCGCACCGCTGTCTGGAAGGTCATCGGACAGCTGAAGGAAGAAGGATATGTCATCGAGGCGGTACAGAATAAAGGCTACCGCCTTTTAGAAGTGCCGGATCTGGTCACAGAGGGAGAAGTGGCCTCGCGTCTCCATACAGGCTGGGCAGGACATCCAACCGTATTTCTGGAAAGGACAGATTCTACCAATAACGAAGCAAAGCGTATGGCAGAAGCCGGCGCGTCTCATGGAACGCTGGTCGTTGCGGAGAACCAGGAGGCGGGAAAAGGGCGCAGAGGGCGTTCCTGGTCCTCGCCGGAAAAAAGCGGGATCTGGATGACGCTGATCATGAAGCCGGAATTCCCTCCTTCTCAGGCATCGATGCTCACGCTGGTGGCGGCTATGGCTGTGGCGGAGGGCGTGCGTTCTGTCACCGGCTTGGAGGCGGGAATCAAGTGGCCGAACGATATCGTGGTGAATGGAAAGAAGATCTGCGGAATTCTGACGGAAATGAGCGCGGAGCCGGATTACATCAACCATGTGGTGGTGGGCATCGGGATCAATGCGAACATGGAGGAATTTCCGCCGGATATCAGGGAAAAAGCAACCTCTTTATCTCTCGAGCTGGGGGAAAAGGTCAGCCGGGCGGCGGTAATCGCCGAGGTCTGGAACGCCTTTGAATTATATTATGACAAGTTCTTGGAGAATGCCGACCTGTCTTCTCTCAGGGAGAAATATGAAGCGCATCTTCTTAACAGAGGAAAGGAAGTGTGCGTGCTGGATCCCAAAGGAGAGTGGCGGGGCGTCGCGAGAGGAATCGACAGGAATGGACGGCTATTGATCGAACAAACAGGAAGCGGAGACGAGGGCCTGAGAGCGGTGGATTCTGGTGAGGTTTCTGTCCGCGGCGTCTATGGGTATGTGTAA
- the dusB gene encoding tRNA dihydrouridine synthase DusB: MDQKKKLAIGSVELDAPVVLAPMAGVTDLPFRALCKEQGCGLVCTEMVSAKAVHYKNKNSAMLLSVRNEERPVSLQLFGSEPELLAEIAALLEPGPYDIIDFNMGCPVPKVVNNHEGSALMKEPELAGRILKAMVKAVKKPVTVKIRKGFAEDSVNAVEIAKIAEDAGVAAIAVHGRTREQYYSGKADWEIIQKVKEAVSVPVIGNGDIFTAEDAASMMEQTGCDGVMVARGARGNPWIFREIKEYLLTGNKRERPDSLEIREMILRHSRMQVEFKGESMGIREMRKHTAWYTAGCPHSASLREAVNHVETLTELETLVKERLEL; encoded by the coding sequence ATGGATCAGAAAAAAAAGCTGGCGATCGGCAGCGTAGAATTGGACGCTCCGGTAGTGCTGGCGCCGATGGCAGGCGTGACAGACCTGCCATTTCGTGCGCTTTGCAAGGAACAGGGATGCGGACTGGTATGTACGGAAATGGTCAGCGCCAAAGCAGTCCATTATAAGAATAAGAACAGCGCCATGCTTCTTTCCGTAAGAAATGAAGAGCGCCCGGTTTCCCTGCAGCTATTTGGATCAGAGCCGGAGCTTTTGGCGGAGATCGCGGCTCTTTTGGAGCCTGGCCCGTATGACATCATTGATTTTAATATGGGATGCCCGGTTCCGAAGGTGGTGAACAATCATGAGGGTTCGGCTCTGATGAAAGAGCCGGAGCTGGCCGGCCGGATCTTGAAGGCAATGGTAAAAGCGGTGAAGAAGCCGGTGACTGTTAAAATCAGAAAGGGGTTTGCAGAGGATTCTGTCAACGCCGTGGAAATCGCGAAGATTGCAGAGGATGCCGGTGTGGCTGCCATTGCGGTGCATGGAAGGACGAGAGAACAGTATTATTCCGGAAAAGCGGACTGGGAAATCATACAAAAGGTGAAAGAAGCGGTATCGGTCCCGGTCATCGGGAACGGAGACATCTTTACTGCCGAAGATGCGGCTTCGATGATGGAGCAGACGGGCTGCGACGGAGTCATGGTCGCCAGAGGAGCCAGGGGAAACCCATGGATTTTCCGGGAGATAAAAGAGTATCTGCTGACTGGGAACAAACGGGAAAGGCCGGATAGCTTGGAGATACGGGAGATGATCCTCAGACATTCCAGGATGCAGGTTGAATTCAAAGGAGAGAGTATGGGAATCCGGGAGATGAGGAAGCATACCGCGTGGTATACGGCAGGCTGCCCCCATTCCGCGTCTTTGAGGGAGGCCGTAAACCATGTGGAGACACTCACAGAACTGGAGACGCTTGTGAAGGAGCGTCTGGAACTGTGA
- the greA gene encoding transcription elongation factor GreA: protein MADTKKNILTYAGLKRYEDELAELKLVKRKEVAQKIKEAREQGDLSENAEYDAAKDEQRDIELRIEELEKLLKNAEVVVEDEVELDKISVGCEVKVYDVEYEEEMDFRIVGSTEANSLQNKISNESPVGKALIGKRVGETVVVETQAGEIEYKVLDIKRVS, encoded by the coding sequence ATGGCAGACACAAAAAAGAACATTCTTACTTATGCCGGCTTAAAGAGATACGAAGATGAGCTGGCGGAACTGAAGCTGGTAAAACGGAAAGAGGTCGCACAGAAGATCAAAGAGGCAAGAGAGCAGGGCGATTTGTCTGAAAATGCGGAATATGACGCGGCAAAGGACGAGCAGAGAGATATCGAGCTGCGGATCGAGGAGCTGGAAAAGCTTCTTAAAAACGCGGAAGTAGTCGTCGAAGATGAAGTAGAGCTGGATAAGATCAGCGTCGGCTGTGAAGTAAAGGTATATGACGTGGAATACGAGGAGGAAATGGATTTCCGGATTGTGGGATCCACGGAAGCGAACAGCCTTCAGAATAAGATATCCAACGAGTCGCCGGTGGGAAAGGCTCTGATCGGTAAACGCGTGGGAGAGACTGTAGTGGTGGAAACCCAGGCGGGAGAGATTGAGTACAAAGTCCTTGATATCAAACGCGTTTCTTAG
- a CDS encoding DUF6145 family protein, translated as MDEKKVLCGANSYTQKYYFNDEFSMLPENIRDELKILCVLYVEDVGGILTLEFDGEGNLELRVENEETDYLFDEIGSVLKIKQIQREKGELLESLELFYRTFYLN; from the coding sequence ATGGATGAGAAAAAAGTGCTGTGCGGGGCGAATTCCTACACACAGAAATATTACTTTAATGATGAATTCTCCATGCTGCCGGAGAACATCCGGGATGAGCTTAAGATTCTCTGCGTACTTTATGTGGAGGACGTGGGCGGTATTCTGACCCTGGAGTTTGACGGGGAGGGGAACCTGGAACTGCGGGTGGAGAATGAGGAGACCGATTATCTTTTTGATGAGATTGGCAGCGTGCTGAAGATCAAGCAGATCCAAAGGGAAAAAGGCGAGCTTTTGGAGTCTCTGGAGCTGTTTTACAGGACCTTTTATTTGAACTGA